GACTTTATGAACCGTAACGGGGTCAATGAACTCATCCACCAAAATCACCGTTCAGTCGATGAAGTACTGGCAAAAATCGATGCGATTTCGATGGAAACGATCGATGAGTTAATTACACAAATTTTACTATCCGAACCGGCCATTGCGATTATCGGACCGGAAAACGAATAACAAAAAGGACAGCGCGTGCTAGCAGTTAGCATACGCTGTCCTTTTAAAATTCTGCGGCCAAATATTTTGTTGCAGACGATTTGAAATATTGATAATAAATAATGAAACTAATAATTATAACAATCGGAGCTCCGATTTGTTTAATACCTATAACACTAAATAGAAGCATGCTCAGTAAATGAACAAACATAAAGAGAAGAAAGTAACCAATTAATATGCCAAATGAAATTCTTGTCGAGCCCTTTGTCGGATTGCTTAAATAGTTTTTTAACATAGAGCCGATGGAAGCAACTCCGGCAGCAAAGGCAATCGAAATTAAGGAAAACTGAAAGCCCCCGATTTGATCATTCAAATATAAATAAGTTTGATAAATCCCGATAGGAACGGCAATGATAAGCAAGAGCAGCAGACTGAAAATAAATAAACTTTTCACAAAATCTTTTGGGTCAATCGGCATTATCCGTAATCGTTTCATAAAGTGGTTTTCGAGTATGTAGCTCGAGCCTAATGATGGTGAGAACATCAATAAATAAAAAGCCAGAAAACCTATATTAATTTCGTTGCTTATTAGCCACTGAATTGCGATCATCATTGCAATAAATAAAAAAACAGTGATCAGTAGTTTTCTCGATAGATAAAAATGAACTTTCAGTAGTGCGATCAAACGATATCCCTCCTGTTTTCTCGTAAGTAAGAGATGCTTGCGGCGATGATTAAAAGTATGAATACACTTACAAATAAAATGAAGCTTTGAGATGTTGTTAAACTTTCTAAAAATATAAGTAATTGAGCTACACCTAATGGAATAAGAACTATAAATAAGTTAATAAACCGACCAAATTTACTACGGCGAAACAGGAGGAAAAAAGCGATAATAAAAAAGCTGATGCCAAAGCTAACGAATAGCTGTCTGACGGAAGGCAAAACAAGCTGCTTTTCCAGCAATGTTTGAATCGCGGTCGTTGCGACAATTGTATAAAGAATATAGTACAATGCGTAGCGCCCTAAAAAAGAGAGGTCTACAATGAAAAATGTCTTTCTGGGAATCGGAAACAGACTTGTCATGACAAGCTGGCTCTCCCGTTGATCCAGATAAACGGCACAGAGCGCTGTTATACTGATGGACAGTATAAAGTACGCCGCGAATTCGGCACCTTCGAATAATAAAGGGAGGCCGAAAATGGATGCCACAACCGGTGTAAACAAAATCCATGCAGACAATTGCTGACCGTAAAAACGAAAAAGCATCTGGTTCATTTTTTCCGCCCCTTTACGAAAAACAGCATCAGATCATCAATCGTCGGTTTTTGCAGTTCAATAACCGGATTCACAAATTCACGCATGACCAAGTACTCAACCCCAAATACATAATCCCGTTTGCCGATGATGGAATGGTTCGGTATAATTTTGGCGTCTTCATACGATCCTTTCCAAATCCCGTATCCGTACAGCAGGTCATCTTTATTTTCACTGAACAGAATTTCGCCATCATGGATAAATGTGATCGTATCGGCGATTTTCTCTAAATCCGATGTAATATGGGAAGAAAAGAGGATGGCATGATCTTCCTGTTCCATAAAGTTTTGCAGTATACCGAGCACTTCATCGCGCACGATCGGATCAAGACCGCTCGTTGGTTCATCGAGCAGCAAAAGTTTCGGCCGATGTCCTAGTGCAAGTGAAAGGGCGAGCTTCATTTTCGCTCCTTTGGACATCGTTTTGATTTTGTCGTACTTCGGCACATCCAACTGCTCCAGCAATTGATAAAAATAAGGGCGGTCCCACGTAGGATAAACATTTCCGTACAGAACATCGAGTTCTTTTGGTGTGAAATTTTCCGGTACATGCAGTTCATCGAATACAACCCCGATTTGCGCCTTCAACTCCACTTCATGTTCGATATGGTCTTTTCCGAATAAAAGAATATCGCCATCAATTTTTTTCAGCAAGTTTAAAATCAGTTTGATCGTTGTAGATTTTCCGGCACCGTTTTGCCCGATAAAGCCTGCAATCGTCCCGCTCTCCACCGTGAACGAAATATTATTTAAACGGAATTTTTTAAATTGCTTCGAAACATTTTTAACTTCAATTGCGTTCATCATCATTCCTCCAATAGTAAATCGAGTAGGTCGTGCAGTTCCTCTTTCGGCACATTGGCAGTTTTCGCGATGGATACCGCTTTTGTGAAATGCACTTCAATTTGACGAATCAGCTCTTCCCGCAGGAAATCCTGATTGCGTTCGGATACATAGCTTCCTTTACCGGCAATCGTGACGATAAAGCCATCCCGTTCCAAATCTGCATATGCCCGCTTTGTTGTCATCACACTGATTTTCAATTCTTTCGCCAATGCTCTGATAGAAGGTAAGGAGTCGCCTGTTACCAGTGTGCCTGTCAAAATAGCCTGTTTTAACTGGTCGGTAATCTGTTCATAAATAGGCTTTTCACTGTTATTGCTCAATTTGATAATCAATCATTTCACCTCACATGTTCAAACTGTGTATATACAGTATATACAGACATGGAATAATATGTCTACTGCAAATTTGAAAAATATAAATTTAAGCAATCTTTTTTCCGAACCCGTGCTGAGTGACTCACTGCCCACGAATAGGTCCTTCAAACTTAAATGATGAACCATTTCACTTCTGCCAAAGTTGATGCATATAGTAATGTAGGCTCTTACAAGAGGAGGGATGCAATGCTTTTATCAGAGCTCGCTGAAAAAGAACTGATCGAAATGGAAAACGGTGTTCGATATGGATTTTTAGCTGAGACGGAATGTATTTTTGATGCCAAAACAGGGAAGATTGCCGGATTTGAAATGCCCGCGCAAATGGTGAAGATGCCATTCCAAAAGAAAAAGACGGGGATGGTAAAATACATTCCTTGGAGTGAAATTATTTTAATCGGGGAAGACCGGGTATTATTTCAAAAAACAACATCGACATTAAAGCATGCCAATGATGACTGAACGCTGGCTTGTGATCGGTACAGATGAGCGGATGAAGTTTTTGGCGAAGCAATTATCGACAAATGATCGCACGGTGTATTACAAAAATACGACTGTTTGGGATGAAGCACTGAACAAAGTAGCATTGGAGCTGCACCCGACAGAAGTTGTGTTGCCGATCCACCCTTTATCGATTCAAGTGGAGGAGCTTTTAGGTATTCGTCAGGCACGATTTTTTGCGGGTAAATTAACAGATGAATGGAAACAGATTCTTGAAAACAAGCGCTTGCATTACTATTTGGAAGATGAAACGTTCATCTGGAAAAATGCTGCGCTTACTGCAGAGGGCTTTTTAGCGCATTTGTATAAAGAGAAAGTAAATGTGCAGTATAAAACAATTATGATTACAGGGTTTGGACGTGTAGCAAAGATGCTTGCCCTGTTTTTAACACGTCTCAATGCAAAGGTCATCATCGCCGTACGTTCGGAAACGCAAAAAGCCGAGGCCCTTGCATATGGCTACCAAGGTATTGAATTAAATGAGAAAAATAGGATGGAAGCGGATTTTCTGATTAATACGATTCCGACGAAATGGCTGACAAAGGATTTTGCATCATGGATGGTCCGTCCGATTTATGATGTCGCATCAAACCCGGGATGTTTGAACGATATCAAATTATCGCAATATGAGCTGCTACCTGCATTACCTGGGAAATACTTTCCGCAAGCTGCAGCAAACTTATTATATGAAACGATACTAGAATTACGAAAGGAGGAAGCAAATGCTTGAGGGAAAACGCATTGGTTTAGGAATTACCGCATCACATTGTACGTATGAAGAAGTCGTACCGAAAATTACCCAATTTCGTGAAGCCGGTGCAACCGTTGTACCGATTATAACGCCTTCTGTATTACATGCTGCTACACGATTTGGAACTGGTGAAGAATGGATTGAGAAAATCGAAGCGCTTGCGGGGGAAAAGGTTGTCAGCTCGATTGCGGAAGCGGAACCATTCGGACCGAGTAATCCGTTAGACTGTATGGTAATCGCACCGATGACAGGGAACTCGATCAGTAAATTCGCAAATGCTGCAACAGATAGTGCCGTACTCATGGCAGCAAAGGCGACACTTCGAAATGGTTCACCTGTTGTACTTGGTATTTCTACGAATGATGCGCTTGGGTTAAACGGAATGAATTTAATGAAATTAATGAATGCAAAAAACATTTTCTTCATTCCATTCGGTCAGGACGATCCAATTAAAAAACCGACGTCGCTCATAGCGGATTTCACAAAAATGCTCGATACTGTAGCATATACGCTCGCTCATAAAAAACAGATCCAGCCAATATTTATACAATATTTTAAATAATCAAATTATCTCACACAATTTTAATAATATATGATACAATATCCAACATTATATACATACCGATATTTTTAGGAGAGATGAGACATGACAAGAAGATTGAATGTTGCCGTAGTTGGGGCAACAGGAGCTGTAGGTACAAAAATGATGGAGAAGCTGATTGAGCGTAAATTTCCAATTGCATCGATCAAGTTTTTAGCTTCTGCTCGTTCAGCGGGAAAACAAGTTGAATTCAATGGTGAAAACTATACGATAGAAGAAGCGAAACCGGAAAGTTTTGAAGGGATCGATCTAGCATTATTTTCAGCAGGCGGGGCTGTATCAGAGGCACTTGCACCTGAAGCAGCAAAGCGTGGAGCGATTGTTATTGATAACACAAGCCATTTCCGTATGGATCCAGAGGTACCGCTTGTTGTACCGGAAGTAAATCGCCATGCATTAAAAACAGTTCCAAAAGGGATTATCGCAAACCCAAACTGTTCGACTATTCAAATGGTTGCAGCATTACAGCCAATCCGTGAAAAATTCGGTTTAACAAAAGTGGTTGTATCGACATATCAAGCGGTATCCGGTTCTGGTGTGGCAGCAATTGAAGAACTGCGTGAGCAAAGTGCACAGTGGGATGCAGGGAAAAATGTAGAAGCGAAAGTTTTACCGGTTAAATCAGATAAAAAACATTATCCTATCGCACGTAATGTCATTCCGCAAATCGATAAATTTACGGAAAATGGCTTTACATATGAAGAGATGAAAATGATCAACGAAACGAAAAAAATTATGGAATTACCTGAGCTGAAAGTCGCTGCAACATGTGTACGTGTTCCGGTTGTTTCAGGCCACTCAGAATCGGTTTATATCGAACTGGAGCAAGAAGCAACAGTACAGCAAATTTTTGACGCATTAACAGGTGCACCGGGTATTGTTTTGCAAGATGATATTCGCGAACAGCTTTACCCGATGCCGATTTTTGCGGAAAATGAAGAACCGACATATGTTGGACGTATTCGCCAAGATTTAGACAACAAAAAAGGATTCCACTTATGGATTGTGTCAGATAATTTATTAAAAGGGGCTGCACTCAACTCTATTCAAATTGCAGAAGCTATGCTAGAGGATCACTTACTATAAGGGGAGGATTATTAGTTATGGATTTCGGACGTATTGGTACAGCGATGATTACGCCGTTTAAAAAGGACGGTACGATTAATTATCCTGAGTTAGAACGTATTATTGACCATTTAATTGAAAATGGTACAGATTCAATTATTGCTTGTGGAACAACTTCTGAAAACCCGACGATGTCAACTGAGGAAAAAATCGAGGTCGTGCGTTTTACAGTCGAAAAAGTGGCTGGACGCATACCTGTTATTGCCGGTACAGGGGATAACGAAACAGCCTATTCGATTATGATGACTCACAAAGCAGAGGAAAATGGGGCAAACGGAATCATGCTAGTAACCCCATATTATAATAAACCTAACCAGCGCGGCATGTATGCCCACTTTAGTACGATCGCAAAA
This genomic window from Solibacillus sp. FSL R5-0449 contains:
- a CDS encoding ATPase — translated: MNQMLFRFYGQQLSAWILFTPVVASIFGLPLLFEGAEFAAYFILSISITALCAVYLDQRESQLVMTSLFPIPRKTFFIVDLSFLGRYALYYILYTIVATTAIQTLLEKQLVLPSVRQLFVSFGISFFIIAFFLLFRRSKFGRFINLFIVLIPLGVAQLLIFLESLTTSQSFILFVSVFILLIIAASISYLRENRRDIV
- a CDS encoding ABC transporter ATP-binding protein, yielding MNAIEVKNVSKQFKKFRLNNISFTVESGTIAGFIGQNGAGKSTTIKLILNLLKKIDGDILLFGKDHIEHEVELKAQIGVVFDELHVPENFTPKELDVLYGNVYPTWDRPYFYQLLEQLDVPKYDKIKTMSKGAKMKLALSLALGHRPKLLLLDEPTSGLDPIVRDEVLGILQNFMEQEDHAILFSSHITSDLEKIADTITFIHDGEILFSENKDDLLYGYGIWKGSYEDAKIIPNHSIIGKRDYVFGVEYLVMREFVNPVIELQKPTIDDLMLFFVKGRKK
- a CDS encoding GntR family transcriptional regulator, producing MIIKLSNNSEKPIYEQITDQLKQAILTGTLVTGDSLPSIRALAKELKISVMTTKRAYADLERDGFIVTIAGKGSYVSERNQDFLREELIRQIEVHFTKAVSIAKTANVPKEELHDLLDLLLEE
- a CDS encoding YlmC/YmxH family sporulation protein, which produces MLLSELAEKELIEMENGVRYGFLAETECIFDAKTGKIAGFEMPAQMVKMPFQKKKTGMVKYIPWSEIILIGEDRVLFQKTTSTLKHANDD
- a CDS encoding NAD(P)-dependent oxidoreductase — protein: MPMMTERWLVIGTDERMKFLAKQLSTNDRTVYYKNTTVWDEALNKVALELHPTEVVLPIHPLSIQVEELLGIRQARFFAGKLTDEWKQILENKRLHYYLEDETFIWKNAALTAEGFLAHLYKEKVNVQYKTIMITGFGRVAKMLALFLTRLNAKVIIAVRSETQKAEALAYGYQGIELNEKNRMEADFLINTIPTKWLTKDFASWMVRPIYDVASNPGCLNDIKLSQYELLPALPGKYFPQAAANLLYETILELRKEEANA
- a CDS encoding dipicolinate synthase subunit B → MLEGKRIGLGITASHCTYEEVVPKITQFREAGATVVPIITPSVLHAATRFGTGEEWIEKIEALAGEKVVSSIAEAEPFGPSNPLDCMVIAPMTGNSISKFANAATDSAVLMAAKATLRNGSPVVLGISTNDALGLNGMNLMKLMNAKNIFFIPFGQDDPIKKPTSLIADFTKMLDTVAYTLAHKKQIQPIFIQYFK
- a CDS encoding aspartate-semialdehyde dehydrogenase, giving the protein MTRRLNVAVVGATGAVGTKMMEKLIERKFPIASIKFLASARSAGKQVEFNGENYTIEEAKPESFEGIDLALFSAGGAVSEALAPEAAKRGAIVIDNTSHFRMDPEVPLVVPEVNRHALKTVPKGIIANPNCSTIQMVAALQPIREKFGLTKVVVSTYQAVSGSGVAAIEELREQSAQWDAGKNVEAKVLPVKSDKKHYPIARNVIPQIDKFTENGFTYEEMKMINETKKIMELPELKVAATCVRVPVVSGHSESVYIELEQEATVQQIFDALTGAPGIVLQDDIREQLYPMPIFAENEEPTYVGRIRQDLDNKKGFHLWIVSDNLLKGAALNSIQIAEAMLEDHLL